The DNA region ATTGCTGCGAAAGGGTGGCGTGATCATTGGCATTCATACCGATGTAAGCAAGGTACGGGAAAGGCTGCATACAAATCAGTATGAAGACATCGAGATTGAAGAATTCAACGAGGCTTTAATGGTTTTCCCGGATGAAAAAGAGTTCGCTATCTTTCTTTCCGATATTCCCGGAAACCCGGATTACACACGGCCTGAGTACCATGAACAGCTTCAAGTTAAGCTGAAGGAAAATCAGATGGATGGGAGACTTGCTGTGCGTGAGCACAAATATATCTGGAAGGCCGTAAGGCGTTAAAGAAAGATTATACAATTACAATTGTCTGCCTTCGAATGTATAGATCTGGAGGATGGGCAAGGACCTGAGCTGGGTTACAAGAGAACCTCTCAAGATAATAAAGGAGTACACAGAGTAATGCTAATCTATCAATGGAATGAGATTATGGTACGTTTGCTGGATGAAAAAGATGAACAGCACCTTGTTCGATGGTTGTCTGACCCAGCCGTGCTTCAATATTATGAAGGCCGTGATCGGCCGCATGATCTGAATTTGGTCAGAGAGCACTTTTATGAGCAAGACGATGTTGAGCATCGTTGTATCGTTGAACACGAAGGTAAACCTATTGGCTATATCCAGTTCTATGAACTGGAGGAGGTGGAACGAAATGAGTATGGTTATGGAGACACAGATGAAATCATCTATGGAACAGATCAGTTTATTGGAGAGGCGGATTACTGGAATCGCGGTATTGGCACACAACTGGTACAATCCATGTTGAGCTATCTGGTCAACGATAAGCAAGCCCGGAAAGTGGTCATGGACCCGCAATCCTGGAACGAGCGAGCCATATCCTGTTACGAGAAGTGTGGATTCAGGAAGATCAGACTGTTACCAGAACACGAGCTTCACGAAGGACAAATGAGAGACTGCTGGCTGATGGAGTATGCCCCATAGGCAGTGCACTGTGTATTTTAAAACATTTAACCAAGGAGGAATGATCGATGGATTTGAGATACCCGATTGGAACATTTGAACATACAGGCGAGGTTACATTAGAGCAGCGGAAGCAGTGGATTCAGGATATTGCGGAGTTGCCGGAGTGCGCCCGCGAAGCAGTCAAAGGATTGAGTGAAGAACAATTGATGTTGCCCTACCGGGAAGGTGGCTGGATGCTCAAACAGGTTATACACCATATGGCAGACAGCCATATGAATAGCATGGTTCGTTTCAAGCTGGCACTGACGGAGGATAACCCCACGATAAGACCGTATTACGAGGAACGATGGGCTGAACTGAGTGATTCGCGGGAGCTGGATATCGAGTTTTCTCTGCAAATCCTGGATGCCCTGCATCGTCGTTGGGTGGCGCTTTTAAATACATTAACAGATGTAGACTATGCCAAAACCTTTTATCACCCCGCATCCAAAGAAACGACCAGACTGGACTACAATTTGGGCGTATATGCATGGCATGGCAAACACCATGTTGCCCAGATTACCTCGCTTAGAAGCAGGTTGGAAATCTAGGGGGAAATAAATAACTTATTAAGGAGAATACATCGATGAATATACACATCAGGCTTCTGGATGAGAACGATCCGATCGTAATTTCGCAGGCATTTCAGGAGCAGGGTTGGGCGAAACCGGCAGAGCAGTACATTCAATATCTTACAGAACAGCAGAATGGTGAACGGGTGACTTTGGTAGCGGAGCTCAATGGAGTTTTTGCCGGATACGTGAATGTATTGTGGAAGTCGTACTACCCATCCTTCAGAGAAAAGGGCATTCCGGAAATCAATGATTTCAATGTGCTGATCAAATATCAGCGTCAGGGAATAGGAACGCTTTTGATGGACCGGGCAGAGGACGTTATTCTGGAGCGAACTGATACTGCCGGGATTGGTGTAGGGGTATTTTCCGATTATGGCAAAGCTCAAATTCTGTATGCCCGTCGTGGATATATACCAGATGGACAGGGCATTCACAAGCATGACCGTTATCTAAAATGGGGCGATGAAACGATCATCGATGACGATGTGGTGCTCTATCTAACGAAGAAGTTAAGCTGATCGAATCCTGAATACAAATGACTAAAACGACGTCCGGGAGATTGAGGATTTCTTTCTTCTGAAAGTCGCTCTTTGCTCCAGGATTTGGCGGTCAAGGTGGACCGGAGAGTGTAATGGATGATTGGCAGGTATACCGTGAGAAATCGATGAAAGGCGGTCTGGCTTTTACGGAGGAAAAGCTTCGCTATTTGCTTGAAGATCCATTTGAATGCGTGGAGCTGCGCCCGATGAAGGCGATGGGTCAGGATGATATATGTTTTGGCTTGCCCATCCTATGGGTGACGTTATGGAGAAAACCCAACGTGTAGTTATAGATTTAAAGGTACAGGTTTGACGTTTAAACAATATTGCACAGAGCGAGAGAAAGGCGGTTAAAATATGGGACAAAGGTATTTTATCATTACAGGTACTTCCAAAGGAATCGGTAAACAGCTTGCGGAATTGTTATTGGAAAAGGGAGATCACGTCTACGGTATTGCACGCGGAACGTCTGACTTGGAGGAAGCCTACGAGCGTTACCAGCATGTTCAGTTTGATCTGGCAGATATTCATAGCATCGACGATCTCGTCTCAGGCATATTGAAACAGATTCCTGCACAAGAAGTTGAATTCATCGGACTCATTAACAATGCTGCCATGCTTGAGCCGTTGAAGTTGATAGATCAGTGCAGTGCCGAGGAGATCAGTCTTAATCTGAATATCAGTTTGGCAGCGCCTATGATACTGACTTCATCTTTTATACAACATACCAACCACCTGACCACACGCAGAAAAATAGTCAATGTATCGTCCGGGTCAGGCAGTTATCCGGCACCTTCAATGGCATCTTACTGTACTTCCAAAGCTGGAATAAACATGTTCACCCAGTGCGTAGCGATGGAACAATCTGGGCAACCCAATCCCGTTGAAGTGATTGCATTCGATCCAGGGATGGTAGATACTGAGCTACAGGCTGTGGCAAGAGGAAAGAATGCAGAGGAATTTGCATTGTCCGAGGTATTCGGTCAGGTCTATGAAGCAGGCCAATTAAGATCACCGCAAGATGTCGCAAAACAATTAATCGAACGGATGGAAGAAATCAGTGACCCAAGCAAGGTCCCCCATACTATGGAGGGATAACAGCGATCGGAAGAATGATTCGTACCCGGAACGGTCATTTTGCTGTATGTTTATTGTTTGGTTGGCCCAAGAAGGACAGAAACGTGGTGAAAGTATATGTTTAAAATTATGCTCATTGAAGACGATGAATCGTTATTCAGTGAAATCAAAGAACGGTTATCTCAGTGGTCATATGATGTGTATGGCGTACAGGATTTTGGCAAAGTCATGCAGGAATACAGTGCCGTTCAACCACAGCTGGTGATTATTGATATCCAGCTTCCACAGTATGACGGATTTCATTGGTGCCGCATGATCCGCGCTCATTCCAATGTGCCGATTATCTTTCTTTCCTCACGGGATCATCCTACGGATATGGTTATGTCGATGCACTTGGGCGCAGATGATTTTATCCAGAAGCCCTTCCATTTCGATGTGCTGATTGCCAAAATACAGGCGACTCTTCGGAGGGTATACAACTACAATACAGAGCGGATTGAGCTGCGGACATGGCGCGGGGCGACCATTGAGTATGTGAAAAATACCCTTACCCATGACAATGAATCTGTCCTTTTGACCAAAAATGAGATGTTCATTCTGAAAGTGCTGGTTGAGCACAAAAATCAGATAGTCACCCGCGAAGACCTCATACGCAGCTTGTGGGATCATGAACATTTTGTGAGTGACAACACGCTGACGGTTAACGTTAATCGACTTCGCAAAAAGCTCGAGCCCCTAGGGTTGGATGGCTTTATCGAAACCAAGGTGGGACAGGGCTATATGGCAACAGAAGA from Paenibacillus sp. JNUCC-31 includes:
- a CDS encoding GNAT family N-acetyltransferase, which produces MLIYQWNEIMVRLLDEKDEQHLVRWLSDPAVLQYYEGRDRPHDLNLVREHFYEQDDVEHRCIVEHEGKPIGYIQFYELEEVERNEYGYGDTDEIIYGTDQFIGEADYWNRGIGTQLVQSMLSYLVNDKQARKVVMDPQSWNERAISCYEKCGFRKIRLLPEHELHEGQMRDCWLMEYAP
- a CDS encoding GNAT family N-acetyltransferase, with protein sequence MNIHIRLLDENDPIVISQAFQEQGWAKPAEQYIQYLTEQQNGERVTLVAELNGVFAGYVNVLWKSYYPSFREKGIPEINDFNVLIKYQRQGIGTLLMDRAEDVILERTDTAGIGVGVFSDYGKAQILYARRGYIPDGQGIHKHDRYLKWGDETIIDDDVVLYLTKKLS
- a CDS encoding response regulator transcription factor, with the protein product MFKIMLIEDDESLFSEIKERLSQWSYDVYGVQDFGKVMQEYSAVQPQLVIIDIQLPQYDGFHWCRMIRAHSNVPIIFLSSRDHPTDMVMSMHLGADDFIQKPFHFDVLIAKIQATLRRVYNYNTERIELRTWRGATIEYVKNTLTHDNESVLLTKNEMFILKVLVEHKNQIVTREDLIRSLWDHEHFVSDNTLTVNVNRLRKKLEPLGLDGFIETKVGQGYMATEEAEA
- a CDS encoding YfiT family bacillithiol transferase, translated to MDLRYPIGTFEHTGEVTLEQRKQWIQDIAELPECAREAVKGLSEEQLMLPYREGGWMLKQVIHHMADSHMNSMVRFKLALTEDNPTIRPYYEERWAELSDSRELDIEFSLQILDALHRRWVALLNTLTDVDYAKTFYHPASKETTRLDYNLGVYAWHGKHHVAQITSLRSRLEI
- a CDS encoding SDR family NAD(P)-dependent oxidoreductase, translating into MGQRYFIITGTSKGIGKQLAELLLEKGDHVYGIARGTSDLEEAYERYQHVQFDLADIHSIDDLVSGILKQIPAQEVEFIGLINNAAMLEPLKLIDQCSAEEISLNLNISLAAPMILTSSFIQHTNHLTTRRKIVNVSSGSGSYPAPSMASYCTSKAGINMFTQCVAMEQSGQPNPVEVIAFDPGMVDTELQAVARGKNAEEFALSEVFGQVYEAGQLRSPQDVAKQLIERMEEISDPSKVPHTMEG